In Cryptomeria japonica chromosome 10, Sugi_1.0, whole genome shotgun sequence, a genomic segment contains:
- the LOC131858709 gene encoding disease resistance protein RUN1-like → MEEYIPPTTKIHFQSNKEYHVFLSFRGEDVRKNLVDHLYEALTAAGLNVFLDTHKLKKGEIIGLSLERAVESSAIRIPIFSKEYADSVWCLKEAAAMLKTPDLIIPLFYDMDPTNVRYPLKDSSPYKQAFLKHYTHSDQCQREEIEWWKYGLQQICPCLQLYGHSVRLPRKEIDGWKNALKEICSRSGWSMDITGGFEAQLVKRVANDVIKTLDRVPLEVAKHPVGLESVTDDIIHKFKLNSKGGVVKPGLWGIGGIGKTTAAKALYNQVYGDFDSASFVFNVRATAADATGLTKLQRKIIKDVTKCGEEVDSVDEGKSFLRDRLGGKRLLLILDDVDDVVQLNALVGDWLAPGSRVIITSRDKHIFHVAGVSSECIHEMSGLQGNESIQLFSWHAFLRASPSPTQKDLSKRIVEACKGHPLSLEVIGAFLYDKHNETDCWTEAVGNITLNQDIQKTLYISYSALSEEEKEIFLDIACYFIGEHKRYPIVFWNSLLRMVHTAISNLSLKLLIKIDEEGVFDMHDHLRDMGQTIAEEEKQGTRLWETAHLSTVSNNTNFSRLRLSGGNSQRVETLYRPGLRFLHLKNLLLDTLPTIPSSLIWLRLEECRFAIQKTFQFSLLDNILQLRILQVHGDVSIFFQYSLSNILANLAQLQHLHLKRWTKLNKFFDNIDNLSQLQNLDLIRFKKLKFLPHTIGNLSQLQHLDLRACTLLNNLPDTIGNLSQLQHLYLTGCTNLKNLPYTIGNLSQLQHLDLSWCRNLINFPNTIGNLSHLHHLNLKGCKNLNNLLDTIGNLPQLQHLDLNWCRK, encoded by the exons ATGGAAGAATACATCCCACCCACGactaaaattcatttccaaagcaATAAGGAATATCATGTATTTCTGAGTTTCAGGGGAGAAGATGTTAGAAAGAATCTGGTTGATCATCTCTATGAAGCTCTCACTGCTGCCGGACTCAATGTCTTCTTAGACACCCACAAATTGAAAAAGGGGGAAATAATTGGGTTGAGCTTGGAAAGAGCAGTGGAGAGCAGTGCCATACGCATTcctatattttcaaaagaatatgCAGATTCTGTGTGGTGTCTCAAGGAGGCCGCCGCCATGTTGAAAACCCCAGACTTGATCATTCCTCTGTTTTATGATATGGATCCAACTAATGTTAGATATCCTCTCAAGGACTCCAGTCCGTACAAGCAAGCATTTCTAAAACATTATACCCATTCAGATCAATGCCAGAGAGAAGAGATTGAGTGGTGGAAGTATGGGCTTCAACAGATCTGTCCATGTCTACAACTTTATGGGCATTCAGTTCGACTCCCAAGAAAAGAGATTGACGGATGGAAGAATGCCCTGAAAGAGATCTGTTCACGCTCAGGGTGGTCCATGGATATAACTGGAGG CTTCGAAGCTCAGCTAGTGAAGAGGGTGGCGAATGATGTAATTAAGACATTGGACAGGGTGCCGTTAGAAGTTGCCAAGCACCCAGTTGGATTGGAAAGCGTGACCGACGATATCATTCACAAATTTAAACTCAATTCAAAGGGAGGTGTGGTTAAACCTGGATTATGGGGCATTGGTGGAATTGGCAAGACCACAGCTGCCAAGGCTCTGTATAACCAAGTGTATGGTGATTTTGATTCTGCCTCCTTTGTATTTAATGTCCGCGCTACTGCTGCAGATGCCACGGGCCTCACAAAATTGCAGAGAAAAATTATTAAAGATGTAACCAAATGTGGTGAAGAAGTGGACAGTGTTGATGAAGGAAAGTCTTTTTTGAGGGATCGTCTGGGAGGAAAACGCCTGCTTCTCATTCTAGATGATGTGGATGATGTTGTGCAATTGAATGCTTTGGTTGGGGATTGGCTAGCCCCTGGTAGCAGAGTTATTATTACTTCTAGAGACAAGCACATTTTTCATGTAGCGGGCGTTTCATCTGAATGCATCCACGAGATGAGTGGATTGCAGGGAAATGAAAGTATCCAGTTATTTAGTTGGCACGCTTTTCTGAGAGCATCTCCAAGCCCCACTCAGAAGGATCTCTCCAAAAGAATAGTTGAAGCTTGTAAGGGGCATCCTCTTTCACTGGAAGTGATTGGAGCCTTTTTGTATGATAAGCACAATGAAACAGATTGCTGGACAGAAGCTGTCGGCAACATTACTTTAAACCAAGACATTCAAAAAACTCTATACATTAGCTACAGTGCTCTTAGTGAAGAGGAAAAGGAAATATTTCTGGACATTGCTTGCTATTTCATCGGAGAACACAAAAGGTATCCCATTGTTTTCTGGAATTCTTTGTTAAGGATGGTGCACACAGCTATCTCTAATCTTTCCTTGAAGTTACTGATAAAGATTGACGAGGAAGGAGTGTTTGATATGCATGATCATTTACGAGATATGGGGCAAACCATCGCTGAAGAGGAAAAACAGGGTACCCGACTATGGGAGACAGCTCATTTAAGCACCGTATCCAATAACACCAATTTCTCTCGCCTTCGACTGAGTGGAGGTAATTCACAAAGGGTTGAAACATTGTACAGACCTGGTCTACGATTTCTTCACTTGAAGAATCTGCTCCTTGACACGCTACCCACGATTCCTTCAAGTTTAATATGGTTGAGGTTGGAAGAATGTAGATTTGCAATACAAAAGACATTTCAATTCAGTCTTCTGGATAACATTTTGCAATTGAGGATACTGCAAGTACACGGTGATGTTTCCATCTTCTTTCAATATTCACTTTCTAATATTCTTGCCAACCTAGCACAGCTGCAGCATTTACATTTGAAGAGGtggacaaaattaaataaattttttgataatATTGACAACCTATCACAGTTGCAGaatttagatttgattagatttaaaaaattaaagtTCCTTCCTCATACTATTGGGAACCTATCACAGTTGCAGCATTTAGACTTGAGAGCATGCACATTATTAAATAATCTTCCTGATACTATTGGTAACCTATCACAGCTGCAGCATTTATACTTGACAGGGTGTACAAATTTAAAGAACCTCCCTTATACCATTGGTAACCTATCACAATTGCAGCATTTAGACTTGAGTTGGTGTAGAAATTTAATTAACTTCCCTAATACCATTGGCAACCTATCACACCTACATCATTTAAATTTGAAAGGGTGTAAAAATTTAAATAACCTCCTAGATACCATTGGCAACCTACCACAGCTGCAACATTTAGACTTGAATTGGTGTAGAAAATAA